The proteins below are encoded in one region of Candidatus Syntrophosphaera sp.:
- a CDS encoding T9SS type A sorting domain-containing protein, whose amino-acid sequence MRSPHSFRWLCWLLKSYNWNSNTDYHGFAANTFQNNNGCELIGDAASLSTSRNGLNLFDDDLFTETNYVPNDPLANFDSWDKYILANLSSGLVIPVANMRGNSFAQTPPSYRERFYPNYDAFRFDPFFPSSLTDIIVAGMNQFYQGLFDESIQSMKQAVEVYPDSLLTKLAIDYLYLATRASSEDYANLRAYLDQKIPAETFATYVKKEEIKTKCYIKEEDYLTAISRLQLILDNPETVADSLFALIDQAYCYMNLANEGDKSLPNISVNTPDFASYLEFLADLSSITTTESQNNQSIPSVLIIESNYPNPFNPETTIRFSVPSEGMVNVTIYNIKGQRVKQLLNEHVVAGRHAVMWNGTDSSGRTVSSGLYFARIEQGNKYRIHKMMLMK is encoded by the coding sequence ATGCGCTCTCCACACTCATTCCGGTGGCTTTGTTGGCTTCTGAAAAGCTACAATTGGAATTCTAACACAGATTACCATGGTTTTGCAGCAAATACTTTCCAAAACAACAACGGGTGTGAATTGATTGGTGATGCTGCGTCTTTATCAACCTCCAGAAATGGGCTTAACCTCTTCGATGACGATTTATTCACTGAAACTAATTACGTCCCTAACGATCCCCTTGCGAACTTTGATTCTTGGGATAAGTATATTTTGGCTAATCTATCGAGTGGGTTAGTAATACCAGTGGCTAACATGAGGGGCAATAGTTTTGCTCAAACTCCTCCCAGTTATAGAGAGCGGTTCTACCCAAACTATGATGCCTTCAGGTTCGATCCTTTTTTCCCATCATCGTTAACAGACATTATTGTAGCGGGGATGAACCAGTTTTATCAAGGATTGTTTGATGAATCGATACAAAGCATGAAGCAGGCCGTCGAAGTTTATCCAGATTCTTTACTTACGAAACTTGCTATCGACTACTTGTATCTGGCTACAAGAGCATCATCTGAAGATTATGCCAATCTGAGAGCTTACCTTGATCAGAAAATCCCTGCGGAGACTTTTGCGACATACGTGAAAAAAGAAGAGATTAAAACAAAGTGCTATATCAAAGAAGAAGATTATCTCACTGCCATTAGTAGACTTCAGCTTATTCTTGATAATCCGGAGACAGTAGCAGATTCATTGTTCGCTCTTATTGATCAGGCTTACTGTTATATGAATTTGGCTAATGAAGGTGATAAATCACTGCCCAATATAAGTGTAAATACTCCTGATTTTGCCAGTTATTTGGAATTTCTCGCAGATTTATCATCAATAACAACTACCGAATCACAGAACAACCAATCTATACCCTCAGTACTAATAATTGAGTCAAATTACCCTAATCCGTTCAATCCCGAGACAACCATCAGATTCTCTGTGCCTAGTGAGGGGATGGTGAACGTGACTATCTACAATATCAAAGGACAAAGAGTCAAACAACTACTAAATGAGCATGTAGTTGCTGGAAGACATGCGGTTATGTGGAATGGAACGGATTCAAGCGGCAGAACAGTCAGTTCAGGACTCTACTTTGCAAGGATAGAACAAGGGAATAAATATCGAATCCATAAAATGATGTTAATGAAATAG